A window of Bos taurus isolate L1 Dominette 01449 registration number 42190680 breed Hereford chromosome 19, ARS-UCD2.0, whole genome shotgun sequence contains these coding sequences:
- the ZSWIM7 gene encoding zinc finger SWIM domain-containing protein 7: MAAPTGPLTLPAVVEELLSEMAAAVRDGAPIPDEHLLSLKFVFGSSAVQALDLVDRRSVTLISSPSGRRVYQVLGSSGRTYTCLASCHYCSCPAFAFSVLRKGDSLLCKHLLAVYLSQITRTCQQLSVSDKQLTDILSVEKTQEA, from the exons ATGGCGGCTCCTACTGGTCCTCTCACGCTACCAGCCGTGGTGGAGGAGCTGCTGAGCGAGATGGCGGCGGCTGTGCGGGACGGCGCGCCGA TTCCCGATGAGCATCTGTTATC GCTGAAATTTGTCTTCGGCTCATCAGCCGTCCAGGCCTTGGACCTAGTTGACCGCCGGTCTGTCACCTTAATATCCTCGCCCAGCGGGAGGCGTGTTTACCAG GTGCTTGGAAGCTCCGGGAGAACGTACACATGTCTGGCTTCCTGCCACTACTGCTCGTGCCCTGCGTTCGCCTTCTCCGTGCTGCGGAAGGGGGACAGCCTCCTG TGCAAGCACCTCTTGGCAGTTTACCTGAGTCAGATCACAAGGACCTGTCAGCAGCTGAGTGTCTCTGACAAGCAACTGACTGACATACTGTCAGTGGAGAAGACACAGGAAGCATAA